The Aquila chrysaetos chrysaetos chromosome 16, bAquChr1.4, whole genome shotgun sequence genome has a segment encoding these proteins:
- the CTNND1 gene encoding catenin delta-1 isoform X13, protein MDDSEVESTASILASVKEQEAQFEKLTRALEEERRHVSAQLERVRVSPQDASPGLANGTLTRRHQNGRFLGDADLERQKYPDLKLNGPQDHSHLLYSTIPRMQDPGQIVEETYTMEEDPEGAMSVVSVETSDDGTTRRTETTVKKVVKTVTTRTVQQVPVGPDGLPLETSPVTSNYVQTMDRNFRKNGNGGPGGYLSQPGTATLPRNYHYPDGYGRPYEDGYPGSDHSYGSLSRVTRIDERYRPSMDTYRAPSRQDIYGPQPQVRVGGSNMDLNHFHPEPYGLEDDQRSVGFEDVDYGLMSDYGTARRAGTPSDPRRRLRSYEDMLVDEVAPDRYYWAPLAQHERGSLASLDSLRKGGPAPGNWRQPELPEVIAMLSFRLDAVKSNAAAYLQHLCYRNDKVKTEVRKLKGIPVLVGLLDHPKKEVHYGACGALKNISFGKDQDNKIAIKNCDGVPALVRLLRKAHDMDLTEVITGTLWNLSSHDSIKMAIVDHALHALTDEVVIPRSGWEREPNEDSKPRHIEWESVLTNTAGCLRNVSSERSEARRKLRECDGLVDALIYIVQSEIGQKDSDSKLVENCVCLLRNLSYQVHREIPHAERYQETPLAPANNAGPHAASCFGAKKGKDEWFSRGKKLPEDPGADTVDFPKRTTPAKGYELLFQPEVVRIYISLLKESKTPAILEASAGAIQNLCAGSWTYGRYIRSALRQEKGLSAIADLLTHDSERVVKAASGALRNLAVDLRNKELIGKHAIPNLVKNLPGGQQTPAKNLSEDTVVSILNTINEVIVDNLEAAKKLRETQGIEKLVLINKSGNRSEREVRAAALVLQTVWGYKELRKPLEKEGWKKSDFQVNLSNASRTQGGNSFDDSTLPLIDRNQKTDKKSSREEIQMSNMGPDNYSTLNERDHSRTLDRSGDLGDMEPVKKI, encoded by the exons ATGGACGACTCAGAAGTGGAGTCGACCGCCAGCATCCTTGCCTCTGTCAAGGAGCAGGAGGCACAGTTCGAGAAGTTGACCCGGGCGCTGGAGGAGGAACGGCGCCATGTCTCAGCCCAGCTGGAACGAGTCCGGGTCTCCCCACAGGACGCCAGCCCGGGCTTGGCCAACGGCACGCTCACCCGGCGGCACCAG AACGGCCGTTTCTTGGGCGATGCTGACCTGGAAAGGCAGAAATACCCAGATCTGAAGCTCAACGGGCCACAG GACCACAGCCACCTCTTGTACAGCACAATCCCCAGGATGCAGGACCCGGGCCAGATCGTGGAGGAGACGTACACCATGGAGGAGGACCCAGAAGGGGCCATGTCAGTTGTGTCTGTGGAGACATCAGACGATGGGACAACCCGGCGTACAGAGACCACG GTGAAGAAAGTGGTGAAGACAGTGACCACCCGGACGGTGCAGCAGGTGCCAGTGGGGCCTGATGGGTTACCTTTGGAAACCTCCCCCGTCACCAGCAACTACGTCCAGACCATGGACAGGAACTTCCGCAAGAATGGCAATGGGGGCCCTGGCGGCTACCTGAGCCAGCCAGGCACAGCCACCCTTCCTCGAAACTACCACTACCCCGACGGCTACGGCCGCCCCTATGAGGACGGCTACCCGGGCAGTGATCACAGCTACGGCAGCCTGTCCCGTGTCACCCGCATTGATGAGCGTTACCGCCCCTCCATGGACACCTACCGGGCTCCCAGCCGTCAGGACATCTATGGCCCCCAGCCTCAAGTGCGTGTCGGGGGCAGCAACATGGACCTCAACCATTTCCACCCTGAGCCATACGGCCTGGAGGATGACCAACGCAGTGTGGGCTTTGAAGATGTGGACTACGGGCTTATGTCGGACTACGGCACAGCCAGGCGGGCAGGGACCCCGTCTGATCCTCGGCGACGGCTCAG GAGCTATGAAGACAtgctggtggatgaagtggccCCCGACCGGTACTACTGGGCCCCTCTGGCTCAGCACGAGCGGGGTAGCTTGGCTAGTCTGGACAGCCTGCGGAAGGGAGGTCCGGCCCCGGGTAACTGGCGCCAGCCAGAGCTGCCGGAGGTAATAGCCATGCTGAGCTTCCGTCTGGATGCCGTCAAGTCCAATGCGGCCGCCTACCTGCAGCACCTCTGCTACCGTAATGACAAGGTGAAGACAGAGGTGCGCAAGCTGAAGGGCATTCCTGTGCTGGTGGGGTTGTTAGACCACCCCAAGAAAGAGGTTCACTATGGTGCCTGTGGAGCCCTCAAGAACATCTCTTTCGGCAAGGACCAAGACAATAAGATTGCCATCAAGAACTGTGATGGGGTACCTGCTCTGGTGCGCCTGTTGCGGAAGGCCCATGACATGGACCTCACGGAGGTCATCACAG GAACACTGTGGAACCTGTCCTCGCACGACTCCATCAAGATGGCCATTGTGGATCATGCACTACATGCTCTGACTGATGAGGTTGTCATTCCCCGCTCAGGCTGGGAGCGGGAACCCAATGAGGACTCGAAACCCCGCCATATCGAGTGGGAGTCAGTGCTCACCAACACTGCTGGCTGCCTTAG gAACGTGAGCTCAGAGCGGAGTGAGGCCCGTCGGAAGCTGCGGGAATGTGATGGGCTGGTGGATGCCCTGATCTACATAGTCCAGTCTGAGATTGGCCAGAAGGACTCGGACAGCAAG CTGGTGGAGAACTGTGTGTGTCTGCTGAGAAACTTGTCCTACCAAGTCCACCGTGAGATCCCCCATGCTGAGCGTTACCAGGAGACACCTCTGGCCCCGGCCAACAATGCTGGGCCCCATGCTGCGAGCTGCTTTGGTGCCAAGAAGGGCAAAG ACGAATGGTTCTCCAGAG GTAAAAAGCTCCCAGAAGACCCTGGTGCCGATACAGTGGATTTTCCCAAAAGAACAACTCCAGCCAAAG GCTACGAGCTCCTCTTCCAGCCAGAAGTGGTCCGGATATACATCTCACTTCTAAAGGAAAGCAAGACTCCAGCCATCCTAGAGGCTTCAGCAGGAGCCATTCAGAACCTGTGCGCTGGCAGTTGGACG TATGGTCGGTACATCCGCTCAGCGCTGCGCCAGGAGAAGGGACTCTCTGCCATTGCTGACCTCCTGACCCATGACAGCGAGCGAGTGGTGAAAGCAGCGTCCGGAGCCCTGCGCAACCTGGCTGTCGACTTGCGTAACAAAGAGCTGATAG gTAAACATGCCATCCCCAACCTAGTGAAGAACTTGCCTGGAGGTCAGCAGACCCCAGCCAAAAATCTGTCTGAGGACACAGTGGTGTCAATCCTCAACACCATCAATGAAGTAATTGTAGACAACCTTGAGGCTGCCAAGAAGCTGCGGGAAACGCAGGGCATTGAGAAGTTGGTGCTGATCAACAAATCTGG GAACCGCTCAGAGAGAGAAGTCCGAGCAGCTGCCCTCGTCTTGCAGACAGTCTGGGGATATAAAGAGCTGCGGAAGCCCCTTGAGAAGGAAGGCTGGAAGAAGTCAGATTTCCAG GTGAACCTGAGCAATGCCTCTCGGACCCAGGGAGGCAACTCATTTGATGACAGCACCTTGCCTCTCATCGACAGGAACCAGAAAACAG ACAAGAAATCCTCCCGGGAGGAGATCCAGATGAGCAACATGGGACCAG aCAACTATTCCACACTCAATGAGAGGGACCACAGCAGGACACTGGACCGATCTGGTGACCTTGGAGATATGGAGCCGGTGAAG AAGATCTAG
- the CTNND1 gene encoding catenin delta-1 isoform X14, producing the protein MDDSEVESTASILASVKEQEAQFEKLTRALEEERRHVSAQLERVRVSPQDASPGLANGTLTRRHQNGRFLGDADLERQKYPDLKLNGPQDHSHLLYSTIPRMQDPGQIVEETYTMEEDPEGAMSVVSVETSDDGTTRRTETTVKKVVKTVTTRTVQQVPVGPDGLPLETSPVTSNYVQTMDRNFRKNGNGGPGGYLSQPGTATLPRNYHYPDGYGRPYEDGYPGSDHSYGSLSRVTRIDERYRPSMDTYRAPSRQDIYGPQPQVRVGGSNMDLNHFHPEPYGLEDDQRSVGFEDVDYGLMSDYGTARRAGTPSDPRRRLRSYEDMLVDEVAPDRYYWAPLAQHERGSLASLDSLRKGGPAPGNWRQPELPEVIAMLSFRLDAVKSNAAAYLQHLCYRNDKVKTEVRKLKGIPVLVGLLDHPKKEVHYGACGALKNISFGKDQDNKIAIKNCDGVPALVRLLRKAHDMDLTEVITGTLWNLSSHDSIKMAIVDHALHALTDEVVIPRSGWEREPNEDSKPRHIEWESVLTNTAGCLRNVSSERSEARRKLRECDGLVDALIYIVQSEIGQKDSDSKLVENCVCLLRNLSYQVHREIPHAERYQETPLAPANNAGPHAASCFGAKKGKDEWFSRGKKLPEDPGADTVDFPKRTTPAKGYELLFQPEVVRIYISLLKESKTPAILEASAGAIQNLCAGSWTYGRYIRSALRQEKGLSAIADLLTHDSERVVKAASGALRNLAVDLRNKELIGKHAIPNLVKNLPGGQQTPAKNLSEDTVVSILNTINEVIVDNLEAAKKLRETQGIEKLVLINKSGNRSEREVRAAALVLQTVWGYKELRKPLEKEGWKKSDFQVNLSNASRTQGGNSFDDSTLPLIDRNQKTDNYSTLNERDHSRTLDRSGDLGDMEPVKVAPLMQKI; encoded by the exons ATGGACGACTCAGAAGTGGAGTCGACCGCCAGCATCCTTGCCTCTGTCAAGGAGCAGGAGGCACAGTTCGAGAAGTTGACCCGGGCGCTGGAGGAGGAACGGCGCCATGTCTCAGCCCAGCTGGAACGAGTCCGGGTCTCCCCACAGGACGCCAGCCCGGGCTTGGCCAACGGCACGCTCACCCGGCGGCACCAG AACGGCCGTTTCTTGGGCGATGCTGACCTGGAAAGGCAGAAATACCCAGATCTGAAGCTCAACGGGCCACAG GACCACAGCCACCTCTTGTACAGCACAATCCCCAGGATGCAGGACCCGGGCCAGATCGTGGAGGAGACGTACACCATGGAGGAGGACCCAGAAGGGGCCATGTCAGTTGTGTCTGTGGAGACATCAGACGATGGGACAACCCGGCGTACAGAGACCACG GTGAAGAAAGTGGTGAAGACAGTGACCACCCGGACGGTGCAGCAGGTGCCAGTGGGGCCTGATGGGTTACCTTTGGAAACCTCCCCCGTCACCAGCAACTACGTCCAGACCATGGACAGGAACTTCCGCAAGAATGGCAATGGGGGCCCTGGCGGCTACCTGAGCCAGCCAGGCACAGCCACCCTTCCTCGAAACTACCACTACCCCGACGGCTACGGCCGCCCCTATGAGGACGGCTACCCGGGCAGTGATCACAGCTACGGCAGCCTGTCCCGTGTCACCCGCATTGATGAGCGTTACCGCCCCTCCATGGACACCTACCGGGCTCCCAGCCGTCAGGACATCTATGGCCCCCAGCCTCAAGTGCGTGTCGGGGGCAGCAACATGGACCTCAACCATTTCCACCCTGAGCCATACGGCCTGGAGGATGACCAACGCAGTGTGGGCTTTGAAGATGTGGACTACGGGCTTATGTCGGACTACGGCACAGCCAGGCGGGCAGGGACCCCGTCTGATCCTCGGCGACGGCTCAG GAGCTATGAAGACAtgctggtggatgaagtggccCCCGACCGGTACTACTGGGCCCCTCTGGCTCAGCACGAGCGGGGTAGCTTGGCTAGTCTGGACAGCCTGCGGAAGGGAGGTCCGGCCCCGGGTAACTGGCGCCAGCCAGAGCTGCCGGAGGTAATAGCCATGCTGAGCTTCCGTCTGGATGCCGTCAAGTCCAATGCGGCCGCCTACCTGCAGCACCTCTGCTACCGTAATGACAAGGTGAAGACAGAGGTGCGCAAGCTGAAGGGCATTCCTGTGCTGGTGGGGTTGTTAGACCACCCCAAGAAAGAGGTTCACTATGGTGCCTGTGGAGCCCTCAAGAACATCTCTTTCGGCAAGGACCAAGACAATAAGATTGCCATCAAGAACTGTGATGGGGTACCTGCTCTGGTGCGCCTGTTGCGGAAGGCCCATGACATGGACCTCACGGAGGTCATCACAG GAACACTGTGGAACCTGTCCTCGCACGACTCCATCAAGATGGCCATTGTGGATCATGCACTACATGCTCTGACTGATGAGGTTGTCATTCCCCGCTCAGGCTGGGAGCGGGAACCCAATGAGGACTCGAAACCCCGCCATATCGAGTGGGAGTCAGTGCTCACCAACACTGCTGGCTGCCTTAG gAACGTGAGCTCAGAGCGGAGTGAGGCCCGTCGGAAGCTGCGGGAATGTGATGGGCTGGTGGATGCCCTGATCTACATAGTCCAGTCTGAGATTGGCCAGAAGGACTCGGACAGCAAG CTGGTGGAGAACTGTGTGTGTCTGCTGAGAAACTTGTCCTACCAAGTCCACCGTGAGATCCCCCATGCTGAGCGTTACCAGGAGACACCTCTGGCCCCGGCCAACAATGCTGGGCCCCATGCTGCGAGCTGCTTTGGTGCCAAGAAGGGCAAAG ACGAATGGTTCTCCAGAG GTAAAAAGCTCCCAGAAGACCCTGGTGCCGATACAGTGGATTTTCCCAAAAGAACAACTCCAGCCAAAG GCTACGAGCTCCTCTTCCAGCCAGAAGTGGTCCGGATATACATCTCACTTCTAAAGGAAAGCAAGACTCCAGCCATCCTAGAGGCTTCAGCAGGAGCCATTCAGAACCTGTGCGCTGGCAGTTGGACG TATGGTCGGTACATCCGCTCAGCGCTGCGCCAGGAGAAGGGACTCTCTGCCATTGCTGACCTCCTGACCCATGACAGCGAGCGAGTGGTGAAAGCAGCGTCCGGAGCCCTGCGCAACCTGGCTGTCGACTTGCGTAACAAAGAGCTGATAG gTAAACATGCCATCCCCAACCTAGTGAAGAACTTGCCTGGAGGTCAGCAGACCCCAGCCAAAAATCTGTCTGAGGACACAGTGGTGTCAATCCTCAACACCATCAATGAAGTAATTGTAGACAACCTTGAGGCTGCCAAGAAGCTGCGGGAAACGCAGGGCATTGAGAAGTTGGTGCTGATCAACAAATCTGG GAACCGCTCAGAGAGAGAAGTCCGAGCAGCTGCCCTCGTCTTGCAGACAGTCTGGGGATATAAAGAGCTGCGGAAGCCCCTTGAGAAGGAAGGCTGGAAGAAGTCAGATTTCCAG GTGAACCTGAGCAATGCCTCTCGGACCCAGGGAGGCAACTCATTTGATGACAGCACCTTGCCTCTCATCGACAGGAACCAGAAAACAG aCAACTATTCCACACTCAATGAGAGGGACCACAGCAGGACACTGGACCGATCTGGTGACCTTGGAGATATGGAGCCGGTGAAGGTAGCGCCATTGATG CAGAAGATCTAG
- the CTNND1 gene encoding catenin delta-1 isoform X6 gives MDDSEVESTASILASVKEQEAQFEKLTRALEEERRHVSAQLERVRVSPQDASPGLANGTLTRRHQNGRFLGDADLERQKYPDLKLNGPQDHSHLLYSTIPRMQDPGQIVEETYTMEEDPEGAMSVVSVETSDDGTTRRTETTVKKVVKTVTTRTVQQVPVGPDGLPLETSPVTSNYVQTMDRNFRKNGNGGPGGYLSQPGTATLPRNYHYPDGYGRPYEDGYPGSDHSYGSLSRVTRIDERYRPSMDTYRAPSRQDIYGPQPQVRVGGSNMDLNHFHPEPYGLEDDQRSVGFEDVDYGLMSDYGTARRAGTPSDPRRRLRSYEDMLVDEVAPDRYYWAPLAQHERGSLASLDSLRKGGPAPGNWRQPELPEVIAMLSFRLDAVKSNAAAYLQHLCYRNDKVKTEVRKLKGIPVLVGLLDHPKKEVHYGACGALKNISFGKDQDNKIAIKNCDGVPALVRLLRKAHDMDLTEVITGTLWNLSSHDSIKMAIVDHALHALTDEVVIPRSGWEREPNEDSKPRHIEWESVLTNTAGCLRNVSSERSEARRKLRECDGLVDALIYIVQSEIGQKDSDSKLVENCVCLLRNLSYQVHREIPHAERYQETPLAPANNAGPHAASCFGAKKGKDEWFSRGKKLPEDPGADTVDFPKRTTPAKGYELLFQPEVVRIYISLLKESKTPAILEASAGAIQNLCAGSWTYGRYIRSALRQEKGLSAIADLLTHDSERVVKAASGALRNLAVDLRNKELIGKHAIPNLVKNLPGGQQTPAKNLSEDTVVSILNTINEVIVDNLEAAKKLRETQGIEKLVLINKSGNRSEREVRAAALVLQTVWGYKELRKPLEKEGWKKSDFQVNLSNASRTQGGNSFDDSTLPLIDRNQKTDKKSSREEIQMSNMGPDNYSTLNERDHSRTLDRSGDLGDMEPVKVAPLMQEEGQESQPEVEEAEEDAAVFSPVSKI, from the exons ATGGACGACTCAGAAGTGGAGTCGACCGCCAGCATCCTTGCCTCTGTCAAGGAGCAGGAGGCACAGTTCGAGAAGTTGACCCGGGCGCTGGAGGAGGAACGGCGCCATGTCTCAGCCCAGCTGGAACGAGTCCGGGTCTCCCCACAGGACGCCAGCCCGGGCTTGGCCAACGGCACGCTCACCCGGCGGCACCAG AACGGCCGTTTCTTGGGCGATGCTGACCTGGAAAGGCAGAAATACCCAGATCTGAAGCTCAACGGGCCACAG GACCACAGCCACCTCTTGTACAGCACAATCCCCAGGATGCAGGACCCGGGCCAGATCGTGGAGGAGACGTACACCATGGAGGAGGACCCAGAAGGGGCCATGTCAGTTGTGTCTGTGGAGACATCAGACGATGGGACAACCCGGCGTACAGAGACCACG GTGAAGAAAGTGGTGAAGACAGTGACCACCCGGACGGTGCAGCAGGTGCCAGTGGGGCCTGATGGGTTACCTTTGGAAACCTCCCCCGTCACCAGCAACTACGTCCAGACCATGGACAGGAACTTCCGCAAGAATGGCAATGGGGGCCCTGGCGGCTACCTGAGCCAGCCAGGCACAGCCACCCTTCCTCGAAACTACCACTACCCCGACGGCTACGGCCGCCCCTATGAGGACGGCTACCCGGGCAGTGATCACAGCTACGGCAGCCTGTCCCGTGTCACCCGCATTGATGAGCGTTACCGCCCCTCCATGGACACCTACCGGGCTCCCAGCCGTCAGGACATCTATGGCCCCCAGCCTCAAGTGCGTGTCGGGGGCAGCAACATGGACCTCAACCATTTCCACCCTGAGCCATACGGCCTGGAGGATGACCAACGCAGTGTGGGCTTTGAAGATGTGGACTACGGGCTTATGTCGGACTACGGCACAGCCAGGCGGGCAGGGACCCCGTCTGATCCTCGGCGACGGCTCAG GAGCTATGAAGACAtgctggtggatgaagtggccCCCGACCGGTACTACTGGGCCCCTCTGGCTCAGCACGAGCGGGGTAGCTTGGCTAGTCTGGACAGCCTGCGGAAGGGAGGTCCGGCCCCGGGTAACTGGCGCCAGCCAGAGCTGCCGGAGGTAATAGCCATGCTGAGCTTCCGTCTGGATGCCGTCAAGTCCAATGCGGCCGCCTACCTGCAGCACCTCTGCTACCGTAATGACAAGGTGAAGACAGAGGTGCGCAAGCTGAAGGGCATTCCTGTGCTGGTGGGGTTGTTAGACCACCCCAAGAAAGAGGTTCACTATGGTGCCTGTGGAGCCCTCAAGAACATCTCTTTCGGCAAGGACCAAGACAATAAGATTGCCATCAAGAACTGTGATGGGGTACCTGCTCTGGTGCGCCTGTTGCGGAAGGCCCATGACATGGACCTCACGGAGGTCATCACAG GAACACTGTGGAACCTGTCCTCGCACGACTCCATCAAGATGGCCATTGTGGATCATGCACTACATGCTCTGACTGATGAGGTTGTCATTCCCCGCTCAGGCTGGGAGCGGGAACCCAATGAGGACTCGAAACCCCGCCATATCGAGTGGGAGTCAGTGCTCACCAACACTGCTGGCTGCCTTAG gAACGTGAGCTCAGAGCGGAGTGAGGCCCGTCGGAAGCTGCGGGAATGTGATGGGCTGGTGGATGCCCTGATCTACATAGTCCAGTCTGAGATTGGCCAGAAGGACTCGGACAGCAAG CTGGTGGAGAACTGTGTGTGTCTGCTGAGAAACTTGTCCTACCAAGTCCACCGTGAGATCCCCCATGCTGAGCGTTACCAGGAGACACCTCTGGCCCCGGCCAACAATGCTGGGCCCCATGCTGCGAGCTGCTTTGGTGCCAAGAAGGGCAAAG ACGAATGGTTCTCCAGAG GTAAAAAGCTCCCAGAAGACCCTGGTGCCGATACAGTGGATTTTCCCAAAAGAACAACTCCAGCCAAAG GCTACGAGCTCCTCTTCCAGCCAGAAGTGGTCCGGATATACATCTCACTTCTAAAGGAAAGCAAGACTCCAGCCATCCTAGAGGCTTCAGCAGGAGCCATTCAGAACCTGTGCGCTGGCAGTTGGACG TATGGTCGGTACATCCGCTCAGCGCTGCGCCAGGAGAAGGGACTCTCTGCCATTGCTGACCTCCTGACCCATGACAGCGAGCGAGTGGTGAAAGCAGCGTCCGGAGCCCTGCGCAACCTGGCTGTCGACTTGCGTAACAAAGAGCTGATAG gTAAACATGCCATCCCCAACCTAGTGAAGAACTTGCCTGGAGGTCAGCAGACCCCAGCCAAAAATCTGTCTGAGGACACAGTGGTGTCAATCCTCAACACCATCAATGAAGTAATTGTAGACAACCTTGAGGCTGCCAAGAAGCTGCGGGAAACGCAGGGCATTGAGAAGTTGGTGCTGATCAACAAATCTGG GAACCGCTCAGAGAGAGAAGTCCGAGCAGCTGCCCTCGTCTTGCAGACAGTCTGGGGATATAAAGAGCTGCGGAAGCCCCTTGAGAAGGAAGGCTGGAAGAAGTCAGATTTCCAG GTGAACCTGAGCAATGCCTCTCGGACCCAGGGAGGCAACTCATTTGATGACAGCACCTTGCCTCTCATCGACAGGAACCAGAAAACAG ACAAGAAATCCTCCCGGGAGGAGATCCAGATGAGCAACATGGGACCAG aCAACTATTCCACACTCAATGAGAGGGACCACAGCAGGACACTGGACCGATCTGGTGACCTTGGAGATATGGAGCCGGTGAAGGTAGCGCCATTGATG caggaggaggggcAGGAATCGCAGCCTGAGGtagaggaagcagaggaggatgCTGCCGTGTTTTCCCCCGTGTCG AAGATCTAG